A section of the Streptomyces sp. CG1 genome encodes:
- a CDS encoding GntR family transcriptional regulator, which yields MKTAVPQTARPHEKPQPAADRVYAHVKQGVLDRRYEGGTLLTEGELAEAVGVSRTPVREALLRLEVEGLIRLYPKKGALVLPVSAQEIADVVETRQLVEEHAARKAVPAPLGLLERLTELLELQKAQAAAGDLAAAAVTDRSFHAEIVRSGGNEILSRLYDQLRDRQLRMGVAVMHSHPDRIAKTLTEHEEILDALRAGDAEAAVEVVHRHVSWFEHLARGEVR from the coding sequence ATGAAGACGGCCGTACCGCAGACCGCCCGCCCGCACGAGAAGCCGCAGCCCGCCGCCGACCGGGTGTACGCCCATGTCAAGCAGGGCGTCCTGGACCGCCGCTACGAGGGCGGCACCCTGCTCACCGAGGGCGAGCTGGCCGAGGCCGTCGGGGTCTCGCGCACACCCGTGCGGGAGGCCCTGCTGCGGCTGGAGGTCGAGGGCCTGATCCGGCTCTACCCGAAGAAGGGCGCCCTGGTGCTGCCCGTCTCCGCGCAGGAGATCGCCGACGTGGTGGAGACCCGTCAGCTGGTCGAGGAGCACGCCGCCCGCAAGGCCGTACCCGCCCCGCTCGGTCTGCTGGAGCGGCTGACCGAGCTGCTGGAACTGCAGAAGGCGCAGGCCGCTGCCGGTGACCTGGCCGCGGCCGCGGTCACCGACCGCTCCTTCCACGCCGAGATCGTGCGCAGCGGCGGCAACGAGATTCTGTCCCGGCTCTACGACCAACTGCGCGACCGGCAGCTGCGGATGGGCGTCGCCGTCATGCACTCCCACCCCGACCGGATCGCCAAGACGCTCACCGAGCACGAGGAGATACTGGACGCGCTGCGCGCCGGGGACGCGGAGGCGGCCGTCGAGGTCGTGCACCGGCATGTGAGCTGGTTCGAGCACCTCGCCCGGGGTGAGGTCCGATGA